The Methanomicrobia archaeon sequence CCGGGGCGTGCTAAGATCGTCACCATCAGCACAATCACCCCGACGCCGCCCACCCACTGCATCGTACTTCGCCAGAACTGCATCGTATGGGTAAGTGATGATGGATGCGCGACCATAGTCAAGCCGGTACCCGTCCACCCGGACATTGCTTCGAAGAAAGAATCGAGCGGGCTCATGCCTTCAATGAAGATAAACAGGCCTGAACTAACTGCGGGAACGATGAGCCATGCTATTGCTGCCGTAATCATCGCATGCTTCCGCTGTGGCTCTTTCTGCCCTCTGCAGGTTAATCTCAGCAGTGCGCCGATGCCGATGGTAACCATGGCCGTGAGCAGCAGGACCGAGACAACGAAGAGCTCCCTGAACGCGGCGGAGACAATGAGCAGTACCGTCATGAGTACACCAACCAGCATCAAGATACTGCCGAGATCCACAAGCACAATTCTCACATTGGTAAACACGTTACCCCTCCGATCACTCCACAGTCTAGACCTGCATACGTAAACGAAGCGCCCTCAGCACAACCGATTTCGTTGATCTCGATTACGGGTCTCTGTGCTTTATATCATTCATTTTTTATCGATGTATCTTCTGGTTTTTTCTGTATGCACGGATTCTCTTCTGTAACGGGAGAATCGAGGGAGATGGACAAGCGGATTATCTACGGCGGTATTGGGAGCATCGTGAAATACCTCGGCATCTTAATGGTTATTCCGCTCCTCGTAGCGGTCTGGTACGGTGACCGCACCATATCGCCGTTTATTGTGACGACCTGGCTGATCCCGCTCGGGATCACCATCACCTGTGGCATCATCCTGGAGAAACGGCTCGGCACGGTGGGCGTGATCAAGCGTCGCGAGGGTTTTGCGATCGTGGGCCTGGGCTGGCTCGCGGTGGCCTTATTCGGCTCGCTCCCCTACATCTTCTCCGCTACACTCGGACCGATCGACGCCTTTTTTGAATCAATGTCTGGATTCACCACCACGGGCGCCACGGTGATGCTTGAGCTTGAACAGATCGACCGGAGCATACTATTCTGGCGCAGCTTCTCGCAGTGGATCGGCGGCATGGGCGTCATTATCCTCTTCATTGCGATCCTTCCCACCTTCGGCATCGCCGGGAGTCAGCTCTTCGACCGCGAGTTCCCGGGGCCCATGGCCGAACGAATTCGACCGCGCGTTCAGGTGACCGCCCGTATGCTCTGGTCCATTTACGTCGTGTTGACCGGCGCGGAGATAATCTTGCTCTATTTCCTCGCGCAGATGACGCCCTTCCACGCCTTCTGCACCGCGTTCAGCACCATGCCGACCGGCGGCTTCTCACCGCTCTCCGCCAATATCGCCGGGTATAACAACCAAACCGCGGAGTTCATCATCATGCTCTTCATGTTCCTCGGCGGCATGAACTTCATTCTGCACTACTCGTTGATCCGAAAACCCCAGCGGGTCATCGCAAACAAGGAGTTTCAGGTCTATTGCGCCTTCATCTTCGCCGCGATCGCGATCATCGTCACGGATCTCTACAGTCATGGCTATTATGCGTCCTTCCTCGAGGCATTTCGGTATGGCGGCTTTCAGGCTATCTCCTTTATGACCACCACGGGCTTCACCACGGCCAACTTCGATGCCTGGACGCATTTGTCGAAGATCATCCTCCTGAGCCTGATGTTCGTCGGCGGCTGCGGCGGGTCAACAGGCGGGAGCATCAAGGTTATCCGCGTCTATGTGCTGCTCAAATACATCGGGCAGCGAATTCGCCATATCCTTTATCCACACGCGATCTTCGTGCTGAAGAGCGGCAGGAAGCCGATCTCCGACGATATCATCCAGGGGATTGCCGCGTTCATCTTCTCCTATTTCTTGCTCTTCGTTATCTGCTCCATCCTCATGACCGCGATAGGGTTTGATATCCTGAGCGCAGCATCTGCAGTAGCTGCGACACTCGGTAACGTGGGTCCCGGTTTGGGGCTCGTAGCTGCTAATTATGCCGCTGTTCCGGTGACCGGTAAGATCATACTCTCGTTTTGTATGTGGATCGGGCGGCTGGAGCTCTTCACCGTTCTGGTGCTGTTCACCCCCGCGTTCTGGAAAGGGTGAACCGCAGCCCACTCGTTGCGCCGTGTGGTAACGTTGCCAGATAACGTTCAGAAAGCGAAAGCCGTTACGCTACACGTAAACGGGGATCTTACCTCTAAATCTGTTGTTTAGTTCAGGGCGAAAAGAGCGCGTTAATTTTATCTGCTTCTTTTGCCTTCGCAAAGACCGTGACGTGATCGCCCGCCTGAAGCGGTATGTCGCCACTCGGCAGGATGAGCTCGTCATTCCGCTCGATTGCCACCACCGTCCCGCCCTTCATGTTCAGCTCTGAGAGCTCCTTGCCCACGGCACGTGAATTTTCCGAGACCACGACCTCGAAGATGTCCGCTTTGCCGCGACCGATGGTGATGAAATCCTTTATCCGTGGCCGCTTCGCCGAGATATACAGGTGACGAGCAACGGTCATATCGGGGTTCTCGAGCATTACCACGTCCGCTTTCTTGAACATCTCCACATGCTCTTCCTGATTCACGATCGCAACAGTGTTCTTCGTACCCAATTCCTTGGCCGTGAGCGCCATCATCAAGTTATCCGCGTCGTCCGAGGTTGTAGCAATGAGCGCGTCCGCCCGCTGCGCGTTCGCTTCCTCCAGGGTTGACTTCTGCGTGGCGTCGCCGACGATCGTGAGTACGTCATACTGCTCTGCGATCTCCTTGCAGCGTTTCTCGTTCTCGTCGATGACCACGACGTCGTTCTTGTCTCTGGTGGCGATATTCACCAGATTCTTGCCGATTCCGCCCAGTCCCACGATTATCAGATACACGCCACGCATCCTCAGTAACTCTTCATCATGGAGTATAATATCACTTTCTATTTTTCCCGTAGCAGGGCCTCGAGAAATCGTAATCCTGCCTCACGTGCTTCATCCACGA is a genomic window containing:
- a CDS encoding TrkH family potassium uptake protein gives rise to the protein MHGFSSVTGESREMDKRIIYGGIGSIVKYLGILMVIPLLVAVWYGDRTISPFIVTTWLIPLGITITCGIILEKRLGTVGVIKRREGFAIVGLGWLAVALFGSLPYIFSATLGPIDAFFESMSGFTTTGATVMLELEQIDRSILFWRSFSQWIGGMGVIILFIAILPTFGIAGSQLFDREFPGPMAERIRPRVQVTARMLWSIYVVLTGAEIILLYFLAQMTPFHAFCTAFSTMPTGGFSPLSANIAGYNNQTAEFIIMLFMFLGGMNFILHYSLIRKPQRVIANKEFQVYCAFIFAAIAIIVTDLYSHGYYASFLEAFRYGGFQAISFMTTTGFTTANFDAWTHLSKIILLSLMFVGGCGGSTGGSIKVIRVYVLLKYIGQRIRHILYPHAIFVLKSGRKPISDDIIQGIAAFIFSYFLLFVICSILMTAIGFDILSAASAVAATLGNVGPGLGLVAANYAAVPVTGKIILSFCMWIGRLELFTVLVLFTPAFWKG
- a CDS encoding TrkA family potassium uptake protein, translated to MYLIIVGLGGIGKNLVNIATRDKNDVVVIDENEKRCKEIAEQYDVLTIVGDATQKSTLEEANAQRADALIATTSDDADNLMMALTAKELGTKNTVAIVNQEEHVEMFKKADVVMLENPDMTVARHLYISAKRPRIKDFITIGRGKADIFEVVVSENSRAVGKELSELNMKGGTVVAIERNDELILPSGDIPLQAGDHVTVFAKAKEADKINALFSP